A region of Pontiella agarivorans DNA encodes the following proteins:
- the leuD gene encoding 3-isopropylmalate dehydratase small subunit, producing MEKFETFTGVVCAVDRANIDTDALIPKEHLKSIKRTGFGPALFSDWRYNADGSDNPDFILNQPKTQGASILIGRNNFGCGSSREHAVWAVAQQGFKVVIAPIEGDIPGFADIFRNNCSKNGVLTVQLTSEEVDRIFSLAEADEPLEATVNLEEQTVTFGEDVFSFDVDQAVKNKLLQGLDDIGESLMFVEDIEAFETDHDTQLCCA from the coding sequence ATGGAAAAATTTGAAACATTCACAGGCGTGGTCTGCGCGGTAGACCGTGCTAATATTGATACCGATGCGCTGATACCGAAAGAACACCTGAAATCCATCAAACGGACGGGCTTTGGTCCGGCGCTGTTTTCGGACTGGCGCTATAATGCGGATGGGTCGGACAATCCGGACTTTATCCTGAATCAGCCGAAAACGCAGGGGGCCTCGATTCTGATCGGCCGTAACAACTTCGGTTGCGGATCGAGCCGGGAGCATGCGGTGTGGGCCGTCGCGCAGCAGGGTTTTAAAGTGGTGATTGCACCGATTGAAGGCGATATCCCGGGCTTTGCGGATATTTTCCGCAATAACTGCTCGAAAAACGGAGTGCTGACCGTTCAGCTGACCAGTGAAGAAGTTGATAGAATCTTCAGTCTTGCGGAAGCGGATGAACCGCTTGAAGCCACCGTGAATCTTGAAGAGCAAACGGTGACCTTCGGTGAAGATGTATTCTCTTTCGATGTGGACCAGGCGGTGAAAAACAAACTGCTGCAAGGGCTCGATGATATCGGTGAATCGCTCATGTTTGTTGAGGATATCGAAGCGTTTGAAACGGATCATGATACCCAGTTGTGCTGTGCTTAG
- the alr gene encoding alanine racemase, whose translation MKNYLTASISESAVRHNLAALRSLIGERVKLCPVVKDDCFGHGMDVLFPVLTECADGFAVAAPQEALELRRKGCHGFILCFLSAYFDDFAVQDELVWQEITQTVMSKSALDSIRAAAVRVGKTARVHLKVDTGMGRLGVPSEQAPRLIELICETPEVELTGIYTHFATADEADRSATFRQLERFRAILPVAGKGIRIHAANSAATLDLPDTHFDMVRPGIAVYGCKPSDEIQNSVDLRPCMSVKAKLIAVKRIPAGGCSGYGLTHVYDRDSRVGVVPIGYGDGYFRNLSNKAVVRINGMDAPVRGRVSMDQMTVDVTDIPNVQVGDEVEVISSDPAAPNSVENLARLAGTIPYEITCHIGHSMRHELVE comes from the coding sequence ATGAAAAACTATTTAACTGCTTCAATTTCTGAATCCGCCGTGCGGCACAATCTGGCTGCACTGCGGAGCTTGATTGGTGAACGTGTGAAACTTTGCCCGGTGGTGAAGGACGACTGTTTCGGCCATGGCATGGATGTGCTGTTTCCGGTGTTGACGGAGTGTGCCGACGGTTTTGCCGTTGCGGCACCGCAGGAAGCTCTGGAACTGCGGCGCAAGGGATGTCACGGATTTATCCTGTGTTTTCTCTCCGCTTATTTTGATGATTTTGCGGTGCAGGATGAACTGGTGTGGCAGGAGATTACTCAGACTGTGATGTCGAAATCTGCGCTGGATTCAATTCGGGCGGCTGCCGTGCGGGTTGGAAAAACTGCGCGGGTGCATCTGAAAGTGGATACCGGAATGGGACGTCTGGGGGTTCCCTCAGAACAGGCCCCCCGGCTGATTGAGCTGATTTGTGAAACGCCGGAAGTGGAGCTGACCGGTATTTATACCCATTTTGCAACGGCGGATGAGGCGGATCGTTCCGCGACATTCCGGCAATTGGAACGGTTCCGTGCCATTCTTCCGGTGGCTGGAAAGGGGATTAGAATTCATGCGGCAAATTCGGCGGCGACGCTGGATCTTCCGGATACCCATTTCGATATGGTCCGCCCGGGGATTGCGGTATACGGGTGTAAGCCATCGGATGAAATTCAAAATTCGGTTGATCTCAGGCCGTGTATGTCGGTTAAGGCCAAATTGATTGCCGTGAAACGGATACCTGCAGGGGGTTGCAGCGGGTACGGTTTGACGCATGTCTACGATCGCGACAGCCGGGTGGGTGTGGTGCCCATCGGTTATGGGGACGGCTATTTCCGGAATCTTTCCAATAAGGCCGTGGTGCGCATTAACGGCATGGATGCCCCGGTGCGCGGGCGGGTTTCGATGGACCAGATGACGGTGGATGTGACGGATATTCCCAATGTGCAGGTGGGGGATGAGGTGGAAGTGATTTCATCTGATCCAGCCGCGCCCAACAGTGTGGAAAATCTGGCGAGATTGGCCGGCACCATTCCCTATGAAATCACCTGCCACATTGGGCACAGTATGCGTCACGAACTGGTGGAGTGA